The DNA region ataagaaacaaaataaatcgtcaatttgttttttccttaacgataataaattttaataagtacGTATTTACCTTTAACGTTAAATGTTCTAcgtaatagataataatttcaatattctttaAGACCGCTCACAGAGTTTCGCTCGAAGGATGTGTAATTTCTGCTCGAAGCACGTGTAATTCCTGCAACAGTTATTGACAAAATATGAACCACAAGCATAATAGGGTTGTCAAAACAGTGTCCTTACCATGCGCCTATCGTATCGGTGTATAAACTTGTATAGGTTATGGCCCTCTCACGCATAACCTAACAATCGGGTTAATGTGCGAcagaaatttgtaaatatagtatatagtaaaatataataaaaaataatatatagtaagaAATATTAGTACGTCTAATGTAACAAAAGCAAGTATCAACGAAACAAGTTATCAAGTCaaatataaagaaactttctgtaataaataatagcaacgtcgataaattgaaagatataaaagatcgtatatattattgtttaaatattaactgATTATACTATGTATCGTACactaaattattaatgaacgTCTATAATAATTggaagtataaattatttaaattaaaatcatcgTACGAAAGAAGACACAATTTCTATGTTTACTCGTcggaatgtaaaagaaaactgaCTCAATAACTAACAAGATCGGTCGAGCGTTCGTTTTTGTtgacattataatataaacaacgATACCGAGTACGAGGATTACGTATaccgaaattatttattctcaaTGAAAACAAAGCTTTTTCAAGAATTTGAGAACAAATAACCATCTATCCTCGTTTAAATCTTCATCtttgaaacgaaataatgTTCATAGAAATcgaataagaattaataattgaattcCTTTCGtcttataatttatcttcaaATTTTCTCATACCTATAGTTCCCGCCGAtatcatcgattttaaaatgcccgccgtttttcttcttacaagCAGCATCGCAGATCAAAATAAcaagattttttaatcttcgtcTATTCTTTTGTCACAAAAATGATCCTTTTCGTATAAAACGAATGTTTCGcgtttttcgatttcttttttcttgaaattctaTTGAAAGCTTATGTTGCAAAACTGAATAGTCACTTTTCCTTCCACTTTTTcacttatttattcttctcgttctcatatttttttctgtttctcgttttttctacGACAAGAGTTATcaattcttcttcgttttatttagaaGTAAGTCGAGAGACGTATCGATTCGATGAGATATTTGATcccttttcgattttttacattatagaCAATGTTTACGAAGAGACTACAAAACAATTGAAGCAGTATCCTGATCTTGAAGTGGAAAGCTTGGGTGGTGGAAGAATACTACATGAtccagaaaaaaaatctatcaaGGTTTATGGTTATTCGCAAGTAAGTTAACAAATACTATACATAACCATAAACAcgattcgatatttatatcgatacaGTATACAAAGCAatcaaattgataataatagattCCTATTTTACCTACCTATAGTCGGTAATAGtagattaaatattacagataatataaatcgaaagttcttaacatttaaatgaatttcgtGAATTAGAAGATTATTTTATGGATTTACTTGATTTTACAGGGATATGGAAAAGCCGATCATCAGGTATCAGTCGAAttgttgaagaaaaaatataccgATTACGATATTACATATTCGGATGATGGTTATTAAAAGTAAGGcgggaaaaaggaaacaaaagaagtgtctctattcgatattaaaattcagttgaatcttttcatttctacatgatttgttaaatatttcaataaacggattgataaaaaatatatctttttgtacTTACTGTTATCTAATAAGAAATTcgtcaatgaaaattttgtgAACTGCTGCAGGTTAATTTACGCACGAATTCGTCAATGATGGCGCCAAAAAATGGCAGATTCAAATATAATGACAAGTCTTTTCTTAAATTCTAAGATAATATcgttgtaatataattatttaaaaaaatgatttctttattatttttgtctatacatatgtatagcttatgaaatatttaaatcattgTGAATTCGATATAACCTAtagcaatattttttacatttaagtTATATCTgttgaaattttcataatctATCTGATATTGTTATTTCATTTAGAAACAAATCTATCCAAGACACCATAACTTTTCTTTGGAACTTCCGCTTTTTTTGTAGACATTTCTGTATTTACATCTTTAAGCATTTCTATGTTCtcctaaaaataatattgattaagtatatatatatatatctgtagaAAAGTTCGTGttgatttgaaattattcCAATACTTACTCTAcgttttaaatcttttaatatctttttagttttaattattttcgcaGTTCCaccttttccttttgctttaGTATTACGTGGTTTAAAATCAATCTGCTTTGGTTTAATATACTACAATTtgaaaacatttaaataatttaatatatattattttatatatgatcataataatataaaaatagcatTGTAAAAActgtaataatagaatattcatTTTGTTACTTACTAagagtttcttttttgcttctactttttcttttaatttaggAACATCAACTTCTGCTATTGCTGTTGGATCCAATGTTATTAATTCTGGTTGAATTTTATCTAAAAGTGCTTTAACCTCTGCCTCGCGTCTTTGCTTCTTCGTTTGATACGGATTTATTTCTAAAGCATCATAGTTAGCTTCTGCACTTCCAGGAACTAAGAGagatgaaacattttttgcTGTTGCAATACCCAGAACATCCTCATATGGACAAAACTGCATACTTGTTATATTCCATGATGATTTATGTCTTAAGTATGgcttaatttcattcatagaTTCTCTATAAAcagttgaaatatattaaattaaacataTTACTGTTTAGATTTATTTGATATGAAATGTTACAATACTATCATTTTACCTATAAACCTCTACTACATTTCCCATTGCAGCAGCTAAAAGACCTCGCTGactatatgataaatattgtgctggatatcgaagaaacaaattatgAACAGGACCTGCAAGTTGTCGAATATCCCAAACTTTCAAAGATCTATCTGGACAACTTGTTGCCATATAAGTTCCATATGGATGAATAGTACAAGCTTCAACTTTTTGTTTATGACAAAGCATTTTTGCTAGTGGTTGTCTAGTATTTGGAGACCACATTGATACTACTCCTTTGGAATCACCAACACAAATGAGTGCATTACTTGGATTTTGTGTCATTAcctatattacaatattactttaaattattaactaatatatttgatattgtatgtatatatgaatatatatgtctattcATGAAACATACAGATATGTTGCCCAATTTAGTATGATAACGAGAAATCATTGTTCCTATAGAAACATCCAGCCATGCTAGATAACCATCTCTAGAACCACTAGCTAGTAAAAAATGATATGgcaaaaattctaatttatttattccattcATTGACTTTAAACAATGAAGTTCTATTCCTtgattatcataaataaaaaccCAATCTTTTTGTGCAGCTGCAAACATTGTCTCAATATGAAGCCATGATATATCATGTACAGATTCCATAACATTCATTTCACAAGCAAGTTTTTTTGTCACCCAATTAAGTGCTGCTACATGTCCTTTTCTACCACCTAGGACTAAGTGTCTACCATTTCTAGAGTATTTTAAACAATATGGACCAAAATTTAGATCTAATGTAAAGAACTTTGTAGCACTTGTTATATCAACATTAGCAGCAATTTCTGATTGTTTATATTGAGTAGTTGTCTCTCCAGCATCGGGTTCTAAATGACCATAATCTTCAGTTAAAAGTAATTCTGCTCTGGCAGCATTCTCGATTGCTGCTTTTATAGCATTCTCTTTTAGTTTAAGTTTTTCCTTatgtattttatgttttatcttAGTAGTCTCATTTTGCAAATTAATCCCTGGTCCTTTATGATACTTTAAGAGTTTCTTTTTGCTAATGGGAACTCTTTTTGAACGCCTTTTTTgctctaaaataaaaaaagaatttatgtatttatttatgcatatacgtataatatatacacaaatgcaaaagtaaactttttattatcagATGAAACTAATACATACGTGACTGTTCCATtgtgaatataatttatatcagcttacaattatcattataaaaattattacatttatttacactAACACACCCGACGAATACTCAATCACATGTGCTTTATAACCTAACTTTACTACACGAGTTTCCAACGTGCGAACGATGAGACCTCTAGCGTCGTATTTCGTAACCATCTTCTTTCAGTTGCATTTCGTTACGTACGAAAGATgcgaagtagagagagagggacgaaCATAAATGAGTTTTGAACAGtgtttaatttgattttgagAATAAGATtttgtctaaaaaaaaaaatgttacattgTCAACAGTGTTATTTGCaatcgttataaaataatatgtaatatcgttgattattttattaattttttggactccttttttattataatttctcttttattacgaAGCTACTAGCAaagaaatttacattatatttatgaaaatctaCTTCGTTTAATTTGTTGTTAACGTTTGATATTTCCTAcggaaattatatattttatttgtttatctgACTACACTAAAATACAAAGTTTCGTTAATCATGAACACGGCTCCTGATCCGAAAGATGTACAGGTATGGTTATAATTCcgtaaataaatcttttcaatgattttatgctacgtatataaataaataataattgcataAACTTGTGAAATCATCGTTTATGTTCTATTAAGTACACTTAtgtttttaatgtaaatatttgttttttattaatattactatatgtGATATTGTGTGTtaaaacatacataaataaagtaaatataaataatgttaatcataaaatattatgatttcAGGAATTTCTGTTTAAACAAGCAAATATATCGCAAATATGCAATAGTTTCGTATCCATTCCAATAGCTTGCAATCTTGTTACTGTAGACAAGAAAAGAGGATTACTTTTTATAgcaaataatgataaattgaCTATTTTATTGTCAGGAAGTGAAATCAATGTAGAACGCAAAATAGAAGTCAATTTaccatttattatatctaagaTAACATTTAACTGTGATTATTCGTACCTTGCCGTTACACCATTGGTATCTAAAGTATTTATCTATGATGCCCAAGCCTTCGTgaaacatgtatgtatattacaacATTGCAATTTatagaaatgatatatttatatttcatattttcttatttttaggATATTGTATTGTTACATGAAGTCCAGTTATCTTTATCAAACATAGAAACTTTTGTATTAGATTTACGATGGAATCCGAGTATGCCGAGAATGTTCTGTACTGTAACTACAGATCATAGTATCggtaattttgaaataaaagatggaaaggaaaaagcagTTGGATTAAAAGCTTTAGAAAAGCTAAATGGAATTGATGCATTATGTTTGGCATGGAGCCCTAAAGGAAAGCAGATCGTTGTAGGATGTAAAAATGGAAACATTGTGCAACTTAAACCAGACTTAAAAGTTGCTAGAACAATCACGGGACCTAATCCGTACATTGGTGaagttatatctattttatggATTAGTAATTATCAATTTTGTGCAGCTTATTTAAATGAAGAACAACATATCAATGTTCTTATTATTGATGCTCCTAAAGGAGAAACAAATGCAATTTTTACATGTTACGAAGATATTACATATGGAATGTTTGAAATAGAAGGAAGTAAAGATACTCCgcgttattattttgattatgtACAAGAGTGGGGTCTTATTATTGCTGCAAGTAGTGGGAGTAGTGAAATAGCTGTTTTAGGATCAACAGACAATGGTAATACTTGGAATCAATGGCAATTGATCGATAGTGGCAGAGCACAGTTACCACTTATTAAAACCACAGAAAGTTATCCAGTTGGTTTGATCATAGATAGAACATCAGTACAAAAATTACCATGGGGAACAGAGACAACTCTTCCACATCCTGTTCCAATACTTCATATTTTAGGAACTTCTGGTCAATTGTGTAGTTTTCACATGGTTAATTTGACTCCCAATTGTCCTGGTATTACTTCACCACCTACTGAGATTGTAAACTTATTACCATCTTCTCCAAACACGTTATCttctaatatatcattaaGTTCTGCGGTAACTAGTACTCCTTAtccgaaagaaaatcgaaacgttACACCTGAACGTCCTAAAACTGCAGTGGCAAATATCTTTGGTGATTCATTGAAAGCTGCTGGATTTTTTCAACAGCCTCCACCAACCGTGGTAAATACTACTGAGGAAAAAGTATCAATTCCTGTTAAAGTTGATGTCAAATCAGATATTCCTAAAAAGTCAATTTCTCAAGAAGTCGAAAAAGTCGATCCTAAGCCTATTGTGACAAAAGAAGTACATACAAGTGAACCTGTTGTCGAACAAAAAGTACCGATCGACGATAGCATTTATGTACGTGCTTATACAGAATTACTTActctttttgaaaaagaattacaaaacAGATTGGAACCACAAGTATGGGAGTGTGGAtcagaagaagaacgaaaacaaTTAGGAGGAAGATCAGCTATTATAGATCAATTTCTTACTGAATTACGAGAAACTACAAATAGTCTATCCACTGACATTGCTTATTTAAAGGCTTTACTTTTACAATCTTTTGCTTGGGTTGAAGAAGCTAAATCAAAAAATGCAGTAAATTCCGAGGGTACTACTAGAAATTgtgaaaatagtaaaatagcAGATACTCAGaagcttttttattatactcaaTCTCAACTTTCACAAGCCAACAAAGTTCTTGATTTTGAATGGTCAGAACATATGTATCagaaaaaatctaaaatgaaaattccTAGTTTGGAATTTCTTTATCAGAATCTTGTAttgc from Vespula pensylvanica isolate Volc-1 chromosome 12, ASM1446617v1, whole genome shotgun sequence includes:
- the LOC122633226 gene encoding WD repeat-containing protein 46; the encoded protein is MEQSQQKRRSKRVPISKKKLLKYHKGPGINLQNETTKIKHKIHKEKLKLKENAIKAAIENAARAELLLTEDYGHLEPDAGETTTQYKQSEIAANVDITSATKFFTLDLNFGPYCLKYSRNGRHLVLGGRKGHVAALNWVTKKLACEMNVMESVHDISWLHIETMFAAAQKDWVFIYDNQGIELHCLKSMNGINKLEFLPYHFLLASGSRDGYLAWLDVSIGTMISRYHTKLGNISVMTQNPSNALICVGDSKGVVSMWSPNTRQPLAKMLCHKQKVEACTIHPYGTYMATSCPDRSLKVWDIRQLAGPVHNLFLRYPAQYLSYSQRGLLAAAMGNVVEVYRESMNEIKPYLRHKSSWNITSMQFCPYEDVLGIATAKNVSSLLVPGSAEANYDALEINPYQTKKQRREAEVKALLDKIQPELITLDPTAIAEVDVPKLKEKVEAKKKLLYIKPKQIDFKPRNTKAKGKGGTAKIIKTKKILKDLKRRENIEMLKDVNTEMSTKKAEVPKKSYGVLDRFVSK